Proteins found in one Geomonas subterranea genomic segment:
- the rfbA gene encoding glucose-1-phosphate thymidylyltransferase RfbA has product MSQGIKKGILLAGGAGSRLYPLTMVASKQLQPVYDKPMIYYPLATLMMAGISDILIISTPQDTPRFQALLGDGSRWGIRLSYAVQPEPRGIAQAFLIGEEFINGDPVCLILGDNIFYGKMELDRLVAQFSTGAKIFGYYVQDPERYGVVDFDKDGRVLDIVEKPTSPKSNYAVPGLYLYDSRVVEIAKALKPSPRGELEITDINKEYLGRGELTVERLGRGIAWLDTGTHQSLLEASHFIGTLEARQGLKIACLEEIALRMGYLDCKAMARVIDETPKSSYRDYLLRVYNETELCGGGTH; this is encoded by the coding sequence ATGTCGCAAGGGATAAAGAAGGGAATACTGCTGGCCGGCGGCGCCGGGAGCAGGCTCTACCCGCTGACCATGGTGGCGAGCAAGCAGTTGCAGCCGGTGTACGACAAGCCGATGATCTACTACCCGCTGGCGACCCTGATGATGGCCGGTATCTCGGACATCCTCATCATCTCCACCCCGCAGGACACACCCCGCTTCCAGGCGCTTTTGGGGGACGGCTCGCGCTGGGGCATCCGGCTGAGCTACGCGGTGCAACCCGAGCCCAGGGGGATCGCCCAGGCCTTTCTCATCGGCGAGGAGTTCATCAACGGCGACCCGGTCTGCCTGATCCTTGGGGACAACATCTTTTACGGCAAGATGGAGCTGGACCGGCTGGTCGCGCAGTTTAGCACCGGCGCCAAGATCTTCGGCTACTACGTGCAGGACCCCGAGCGTTACGGCGTCGTCGATTTCGACAAGGACGGCCGGGTGCTCGACATCGTCGAGAAGCCGACCTCCCCGAAGTCGAACTACGCGGTTCCCGGTCTCTACCTCTACGATTCGCGCGTGGTGGAGATCGCCAAGGCGCTCAAGCCGTCGCCCCGCGGGGAGCTTGAGATCACCGACATCAACAAGGAGTACCTGGGGCGCGGCGAGCTGACGGTCGAGCGCCTGGGGCGCGGCATCGCCTGGCTCGACACCGGCACCCACCAAAGCCTCCTGGAGGCCTCCCACTTCATCGGGACGCTGGAGGCGAGGCAGGGGCTGAAGATCGCCTGTCTCGAGGAGATCGCCCTGCGCATGGGATACCTGGACTGCAAGGCGATGGCCAGGGTCATAGACGAAACACCGAAATCATCGTACCGCGACTATCTGCTGCGGGTTTACAACGAGACCGAACTTTGCGGCGGAGGTACCCACTAG
- a CDS encoding tRNA-queuosine alpha-mannosyltransferase domain-containing protein: MQIALVEPYCTGSHAAWATEYAAHSRHQVELFTLAGRNWKWRMHGGAVTLATRFLAAGKSPDLILATDMLDLTTFLALTRPLSDRCRSAIYFHENQLTYPWSPGDPDPGEQRDLHYAFINYVSALAADAVLFNSRYHMDSFLGELPAFLKRFPDAVDVSTVELIAAKSRVLPLGLDLRKLEPARPAEPAGNDVPLLLWNHRWEYDKAPDAFFEALYRLADEGVEFRVAVLGESFGRVPPVFKQARERLGARVVEWGYQKSFAEYAKWLWRADILPVTSRQEFFGASVVQALYCGCQALLPDRLAYPEHVPQGASEAVLYRDDESLVDRLRNLLLGNGQGRGVLDGHVARYDWERLAPVYDDFFSGLVGSGEGCVPEVSFG; this comes from the coding sequence ATGCAGATCGCCCTCGTCGAGCCGTATTGCACCGGGTCGCACGCCGCCTGGGCCACCGAGTACGCCGCCCACTCCAGACACCAGGTGGAACTCTTCACCCTGGCGGGCCGCAACTGGAAATGGCGCATGCACGGCGGCGCGGTGACCCTCGCCACCCGCTTCCTGGCCGCGGGGAAGAGCCCCGACCTCATCCTCGCCACGGACATGCTCGACCTGACCACCTTCCTCGCGCTGACCAGGCCGCTCAGTGACCGCTGCCGCAGCGCCATCTACTTCCACGAGAACCAGCTCACCTATCCCTGGTCCCCGGGCGATCCAGATCCCGGGGAACAGCGCGACCTCCACTACGCCTTCATCAACTACGTGAGCGCTCTGGCCGCCGACGCCGTGCTCTTCAACTCGCGCTACCACATGGATTCCTTCCTCGGCGAGCTTCCCGCGTTTCTGAAGCGTTTTCCTGACGCCGTCGACGTCTCCACGGTGGAGCTGATCGCCGCCAAGAGCCGCGTGCTCCCGCTGGGACTGGACCTCCGGAAACTCGAGCCAGCACGGCCGGCCGAACCGGCCGGGAACGACGTACCGCTGCTCCTTTGGAACCATCGCTGGGAATACGACAAGGCGCCGGACGCTTTTTTCGAGGCGCTGTACCGGCTTGCCGATGAGGGGGTGGAGTTCCGGGTGGCGGTGCTTGGGGAATCCTTCGGCCGGGTCCCCCCCGTGTTCAAACAGGCCCGGGAACGGCTCGGCGCGCGCGTGGTGGAGTGGGGGTACCAGAAGAGCTTCGCCGAGTACGCGAAGTGGCTGTGGCGCGCGGATATCCTGCCGGTGACCTCGCGGCAGGAGTTTTTCGGCGCCAGCGTGGTGCAGGCGCTCTACTGCGGCTGCCAGGCGCTGTTGCCGGACCGGCTCGCCTACCCGGAGCATGTGCCGCAGGGGGCTTCCGAGGCGGTGCTGTACCGGGACGATGAGTCGCTTGTGGACCGGTTGAGAAATCTGCTGCTGGGGAACGGTCAGGGGCGGGGGGTGCTGGACGGACACGTAGCGCGCTACGACTGGGAGCGGCTGGCGCCGGTCTACGATGACTTCTTTTCAGGTCTGGTCGGGAGCGGGGAAGGATGCGTGCCTGAGGTTTCTTTCGGCTAG
- a CDS encoding sensor histidine kinase — translation MDVTRRMARWAKLSEPGFISFLFQILLGAVIVLLFWVLDGLIDYLLFGGRPLSDFLLASDSHEDFALVLFLVCGLLLYSRRAHRNEAALEKALQAALEEAQRERAKMEGIFEALGEAVSIQDPDLKVLYQNPAHQRMTGVNVGRYCYEAYRKESQACAGCHLLASFEDGKVHRAELGPEASATGGYVELIGSSLKGKDGKPLYGIEIVRDITARKLAEQETAALNAVLTHQTTELQQVNQELEAFCHAISHDMRAPLTRVYSSAQELRGYRQQLDDNGRFFVDLVHDGCIQMEALLDSLMVLCRVTEVELSCTTFDLVPAAQEIAAQLRQDQPEIPVSFIAPERLDVYGDPQLLRVVLENLLSNAWKYSNKVAAPVVELGSRVTEKGEIAVFVRDNGAGFDSARAGQLFQPFKRLHTYRDFPGTGLGLATVRRIVRRHNGRVWGKGEPGRGATFYFTLPS, via the coding sequence ATGGACGTAACGCGGCGGATGGCCCGGTGGGCCAAGCTCTCCGAACCCGGATTCATCTCTTTTCTCTTTCAGATTCTCCTGGGTGCGGTAATCGTCCTGTTGTTCTGGGTTCTCGATGGCCTGATCGACTACCTGCTCTTTGGCGGGAGACCCTTGAGCGACTTTTTGCTCGCTTCGGACAGCCACGAGGACTTCGCCCTGGTGCTCTTTCTGGTCTGCGGCCTGCTCCTCTACAGCCGCCGCGCCCATCGTAACGAAGCCGCGCTCGAGAAGGCCCTGCAGGCGGCGCTTGAGGAGGCCCAAAGGGAGCGGGCCAAAATGGAGGGAATCTTCGAGGCCCTGGGTGAGGCGGTCTCCATCCAGGACCCCGATCTCAAGGTACTCTATCAAAACCCCGCCCACCAGCGCATGACCGGCGTCAATGTCGGACGTTACTGCTACGAGGCCTACCGCAAGGAGAGCCAGGCCTGCGCCGGGTGCCACCTTTTGGCCTCCTTCGAGGACGGCAAAGTTCATCGCGCCGAACTGGGGCCGGAAGCCTCCGCCACCGGGGGGTACGTCGAGTTGATCGGCTCCTCCCTGAAGGGAAAGGATGGAAAGCCCCTTTACGGCATCGAGATCGTCCGCGACATCACCGCCCGCAAGCTCGCCGAGCAGGAAACCGCCGCTCTCAACGCGGTACTTACCCACCAGACCACCGAACTGCAGCAGGTCAACCAGGAGCTGGAGGCGTTTTGCCATGCCATCTCACACGACATGCGCGCCCCGCTCACCAGGGTGTACAGCTCAGCCCAGGAGCTCAGGGGGTATCGCCAGCAACTGGACGATAACGGCCGTTTCTTCGTCGACCTGGTCCATGACGGCTGCATCCAGATGGAGGCGCTGCTCGACTCGCTCATGGTGCTCTGCCGCGTCACCGAGGTCGAGTTGTCCTGCACCACCTTCGACCTTGTTCCCGCCGCGCAGGAGATAGCGGCGCAGCTGCGCCAGGATCAACCGGAAATCCCCGTCTCCTTCATCGCCCCCGAGCGGCTCGATGTGTACGGCGACCCCCAGCTTTTGCGCGTGGTCCTGGAGAACCTCCTGTCCAACGCCTGGAAATACAGCAACAAGGTGGCGGCTCCTGTGGTCGAACTCGGATCGCGGGTCACTGAAAAGGGTGAGATAGCGGTGTTCGTTCGCGACAACGGGGCCGGTTTCGACAGCGCGCGGGCCGGTCAGCTTTTCCAGCCCTTCAAGAGGCTGCATACCTACCGCGATTTCCCCGGTACCGGCCTCGGCCTCGCCACCGTACGCCGCATCGTGCGCCGTCACAACGGGCGCGTCTGGGGGAAGGGGGAGCCCGGCCGCGGTGCGACCTTCTACTTCACCCTCCCCAGCTAA
- the amrS gene encoding AmmeMemoRadiSam system radical SAM enzyme, which yields MKEALFYQKLDGERVRCGLCRFGCLISSGQRGRCRVRENRKGVLYTLVYGNLVAEHVDPIEKKPLFHLLPGSRSYSVATVGCNFRCLHCQNYTIAQPDPGSVERSGTFVEPRTVVERALATGCRSIAYTYTEPTIFFEYAYETAQLAKAAGLKNIFVTNGYITSEALAAIAPYLDAANIDLKGFTESFYREVVGAALGEVLDCIRDYKRHGIWVELTTLVIPNRNDSETELRDLARFIASEVGVETPWHVTQFYPTHRLTDQPRTPVETLRSARRIGLEAGLRFVYEGNVPGEGGENSYCSFCGSLLIKRLGYLVEKNLLCNGTCPGCGAVIEGVWT from the coding sequence ATGAAAGAGGCCTTGTTTTACCAGAAGCTGGACGGGGAGCGGGTGCGCTGCGGTCTGTGTCGTTTCGGCTGCCTGATCAGTTCCGGGCAACGCGGCCGCTGCCGGGTCCGTGAGAACCGTAAAGGCGTGCTCTACACGCTGGTCTACGGCAACCTGGTCGCGGAGCACGTGGACCCCATCGAGAAGAAGCCGCTCTTTCACCTGCTGCCGGGGAGCCGTTCCTACTCGGTGGCGACCGTCGGCTGCAATTTCCGGTGCCTGCACTGCCAGAACTACACCATCGCCCAGCCCGATCCCGGGAGCGTGGAGCGCTCCGGCACCTTCGTGGAGCCGCGCACCGTTGTGGAGCGCGCGCTGGCGACGGGGTGCCGCTCCATCGCCTACACCTACACCGAACCGACCATCTTCTTCGAGTACGCCTACGAGACCGCGCAGTTGGCGAAGGCCGCCGGGCTCAAGAACATCTTCGTCACCAACGGCTACATCACCAGCGAGGCCCTGGCCGCCATCGCCCCCTACCTCGACGCCGCCAATATCGACCTCAAGGGCTTCACGGAATCCTTTTACCGCGAGGTGGTGGGGGCGGCGCTGGGCGAGGTCCTGGACTGCATCCGCGACTACAAGCGGCACGGTATCTGGGTCGAGCTCACCACCCTGGTGATACCAAACCGCAACGATTCCGAGACGGAGCTGCGCGATCTCGCCCGCTTCATCGCCTCCGAGGTGGGGGTGGAGACGCCGTGGCACGTGACCCAGTTCTATCCGACCCACCGGCTGACCGACCAGCCGCGCACGCCGGTGGAAACCCTGCGGAGTGCCAGGCGTATCGGCCTGGAGGCGGGGCTTCGTTTCGTCTACGAAGGGAATGTTCCGGGCGAGGGGGGCGAAAACAGTTATTGCTCTTTCTGTGGCTCCCTGCTAATTAAGAGGCTCGGCTACCTCGTGGAAAAGAATCTTCTTTGCAATGGAACCTGTCCCGGCTGCGGGGCGGTCATCGAGGGTGTATGGACGTAA
- the mrdA gene encoding penicillin-binding protein 2 codes for MKTLNNILPDDDGGGRRIIGLSLGACAVFFLLLARLWYLQVISAEDLIDQSENNRLRFVPVAAPRGAILDRNGKVLVSNTPSFSVAVIPQDVKNKEQLIDNLSRYLNLDRKEIETKWNKGQGRAKYYPLVVASGISRDQMEFLEENRLALSGVNIEMKPVRAYANGSLASHLLGYLGEVSEDELGSERYRDYNAGDYVGKSGIERSWESYLHGTDGGRQIEVDARGRFLRTVAETGSSVGNTVMLTIDLEMQKAAEQALGDQAGAAVAMDVNTGEILAFVSSPDFDPALFTGRMPPDIWKKYLDDERHPLENKALKGMYPPGSTFKIITAIAGLEEGLIDEHTTIQCSGSYKFGNSTFRCWDHKGHGTVDLKKSLRESCDVYYYKLAERLGVDRIAKYAKRFGLGAPLGIGLENEKGGVIPTQEWKLKRFGKKWYAGETLPVGIGQGYVLTTPVQLASMIATVANEGTIYRPHLVRRVVDSDGKVLQDFAPQTLGKTGLKPATYRFVKEGLLAVVNEAHGTGGSSRLWEVKVAGKTGSSQVVKLRDSKGGVPYRFRDHALFVAFAPYEKPEIAIAVIVEHGEHGGSAAAPVSAKILRAYFEGKGVIKKPVPKAVPKEEEGGEGVAEPDTPPAQPQQ; via the coding sequence ATGAAGACGCTCAACAACATCCTTCCCGACGACGACGGGGGCGGCCGCCGCATCATCGGGCTGTCGCTGGGCGCCTGCGCCGTCTTCTTCCTGCTCCTGGCGAGGCTTTGGTACCTGCAGGTGATCAGCGCCGAGGACCTCATCGACCAGTCCGAGAACAACCGGCTCCGCTTCGTCCCGGTGGCGGCGCCGCGCGGCGCCATCCTGGACCGCAACGGCAAGGTGCTCGTCTCCAACACCCCCTCCTTTTCGGTCGCGGTCATCCCGCAGGACGTCAAGAACAAGGAGCAGCTGATCGACAACCTGTCCCGCTACCTGAACCTGGACCGCAAGGAGATCGAGACCAAGTGGAACAAGGGGCAGGGGAGGGCCAAGTACTACCCGCTGGTGGTCGCCTCCGGGATCTCCCGCGACCAGATGGAATTTCTCGAGGAGAACCGTCTCGCCCTGTCGGGGGTCAACATCGAGATGAAGCCGGTCCGGGCCTACGCCAACGGCTCCCTCGCGTCGCACCTGCTCGGCTACCTGGGAGAGGTCTCCGAGGACGAGCTCGGCTCGGAACGCTACCGCGACTACAACGCGGGCGACTACGTGGGCAAAAGCGGGATCGAGCGGAGCTGGGAGTCCTACCTGCACGGCACCGACGGCGGCCGCCAGATCGAGGTGGACGCCCGGGGGCGCTTCCTGCGCACCGTCGCAGAGACCGGTTCCAGCGTCGGCAACACCGTGATGCTGACCATCGACCTGGAGATGCAGAAGGCCGCCGAGCAGGCGCTGGGAGACCAGGCGGGCGCCGCCGTGGCCATGGATGTCAACACAGGCGAGATCCTCGCCTTCGTCTCCAGCCCCGACTTCGACCCCGCCCTCTTCACCGGCCGGATGCCGCCCGATATCTGGAAGAAGTACCTCGACGACGAGCGCCATCCGCTGGAGAACAAGGCGCTGAAGGGGATGTACCCGCCGGGTTCCACCTTCAAGATCATCACCGCCATCGCCGGACTCGAGGAAGGGCTGATCGACGAACACACCACGATCCAGTGCTCCGGTTCCTACAAGTTCGGTAACTCCACTTTCCGCTGCTGGGATCACAAAGGGCACGGCACGGTCGATCTCAAGAAGTCACTTCGGGAGTCCTGCGACGTCTACTACTACAAGCTCGCCGAGCGCCTCGGTGTCGACCGGATCGCCAAGTATGCCAAACGCTTCGGCCTGGGAGCGCCGCTCGGCATAGGCCTCGAGAACGAGAAGGGAGGGGTCATCCCCACCCAGGAGTGGAAGCTCAAACGCTTCGGCAAGAAGTGGTACGCCGGCGAGACGCTCCCCGTCGGCATAGGGCAGGGGTACGTGCTCACCACGCCGGTGCAGCTTGCCTCCATGATCGCCACCGTGGCCAACGAGGGGACCATCTACCGCCCCCACCTGGTGAGGCGGGTGGTGGACTCCGACGGCAAGGTGCTGCAGGACTTCGCCCCGCAGACGTTGGGGAAGACCGGCCTGAAACCCGCGACCTACCGCTTCGTCAAGGAAGGGCTCCTGGCCGTCGTCAACGAGGCGCACGGCACCGGCGGCAGTTCGCGGCTGTGGGAGGTCAAGGTGGCAGGCAAAACCGGTTCGTCCCAGGTCGTCAAGCTGCGCGACAGCAAGGGAGGTGTGCCGTACCGCTTCCGGGACCACGCGCTGTTCGTGGCCTTCGCCCCCTACGAAAAACCCGAGATTGCCATCGCGGTGATCGTCGAGCACGGCGAGCACGGCGGTTCCGCCGCGGCGCCGGTATCCGCAAAGATTCTGCGTGCCTACTTCGAAGGGAAGGGCGTCATCAAAAAGCCGGTTCCCAAGGCCGTCCCCAAGGAAGAGGAGGGGGGCGAAGGGGTGGCCGAGCCCGACACTCCGCCGGCGCAGCCGCAGCAATGA
- the mreD gene encoding rod shape-determining protein MreD, with translation MIAFLKIAAVLLAALVLQMTLLPRYLLDPFQPNLIIILVVYLGLKLPHRFAGVTVFALGLLQDSFSGIYLGLHAFSYLCIYTLLSELADRLYTDNRALFVLVVFIATIMSALLNLLLLLVFSVGNGLYASLLPALLPQALINALIASLVFGMRLPVEEAR, from the coding sequence GTGATCGCCTTTCTTAAAATAGCGGCTGTGCTCCTCGCCGCGCTTGTCCTGCAGATGACGCTGCTCCCCAGGTATCTTCTGGATCCCTTCCAGCCCAACCTGATCATCATCCTGGTGGTCTACCTGGGGCTCAAGCTGCCGCACCGGTTCGCCGGGGTGACCGTATTCGCCCTGGGGCTTCTGCAGGACAGCTTCAGCGGCATTTACCTCGGGCTGCACGCCTTCTCCTATCTCTGCATCTACACCCTGTTGTCCGAACTCGCCGACAGGCTTTACACCGACAACCGCGCCCTGTTCGTACTGGTCGTCTTTATCGCCACCATCATGAGTGCACTTTTGAACCTTTTGCTGCTACTGGTCTTCTCGGTGGGCAACGGCCTCTACGCCTCGCTTTTGCCCGCGCTCTTGCCGCAGGCGCTGATCAACGCGCTGATCGCCTCGCTGGTTTTCGGGATGAGGCTCCCGGTCGAGGAGGCGCGATGA
- the rodA gene encoding rod shape-determining protein RodA: MFDRRLFTNFDWTLLGVVLLITAFGVINIYSASSSYRDVGTPYYLKQLYWIVAGLGLCLTVCSLDYHMLEDFAYWLYGGVLILLVLVLVAGKTSMGATRWINLGFFNMQPSEPMKIVIIMTFARFFSRYPVFKGLTLKELLQPLLLLGIPAVLIMKQPDLGTAILVSLIAGSMLLFVGVRWTALATIFAAAVPTVVVAWQFLLHDYQKKRIYNFLNPDLDPLGSGYHIIQSKIAVGSGATFGKGFMQGTQSQLRFLPEQHTDFAFSVFAEEWGFLGCLLMLTLYLFLILWGLGIAKRCNDRFGSLLAVGVTAMLFWHIAINMGMVIGLMPVVGVPLPFFSYGGTSMVTSMVGIGILLNISMRRFMF, encoded by the coding sequence ATGTTCGATAGACGGCTATTCACCAACTTCGACTGGACCCTATTGGGAGTGGTGCTCCTCATCACCGCCTTCGGGGTCATCAACATATACAGCGCATCGTCCTCCTACCGGGACGTCGGCACCCCGTACTACCTGAAACAGCTCTACTGGATCGTGGCGGGACTCGGGCTGTGCCTTACCGTCTGCAGCCTCGACTACCATATGCTGGAGGACTTCGCCTACTGGCTCTACGGCGGCGTGCTGATCCTGCTGGTGCTGGTCCTTGTCGCCGGCAAGACCAGCATGGGGGCCACCCGCTGGATCAACCTGGGCTTCTTCAACATGCAGCCCTCCGAGCCGATGAAGATCGTCATCATCATGACCTTCGCCCGCTTCTTCAGCCGTTACCCGGTCTTCAAGGGGCTCACCCTGAAGGAGCTTTTGCAGCCGCTGCTCCTTCTGGGGATACCCGCCGTGCTGATCATGAAACAGCCCGACCTCGGCACCGCCATACTGGTGTCGCTGATCGCCGGGAGCATGCTCCTGTTCGTCGGGGTGCGCTGGACCGCCCTCGCCACCATCTTCGCCGCCGCCGTCCCCACCGTGGTGGTCGCCTGGCAGTTCCTGCTCCACGATTACCAGAAAAAGCGCATCTACAACTTCCTGAACCCCGACCTGGACCCGCTGGGGAGCGGCTATCACATCATCCAGAGCAAGATCGCGGTCGGCTCCGGCGCCACCTTCGGCAAGGGGTTCATGCAGGGGACCCAGTCCCAGCTCCGCTTCCTCCCGGAGCAGCACACCGACTTCGCCTTCTCCGTCTTCGCCGAGGAATGGGGCTTTCTGGGGTGTCTGCTCATGCTCACCCTCTACCTGTTCCTGATCCTCTGGGGACTCGGGATCGCCAAGCGCTGCAACGACCGTTTCGGCTCGCTGCTCGCCGTCGGGGTCACCGCCATGCTCTTCTGGCACATCGCCATCAACATGGGGATGGTGATCGGCCTGATGCCGGTGGTGGGGGTGCCGCTTCCCTTCTTCTCCTACGGGGGGACCTCCATGGTCACCTCCATGGTCGGGATTGGCATCCTGCTCAACATCAGCATGCGCCGCTTCATGTTCTGA
- a CDS encoding lysophospholipid acyltransferase family protein → MKVSLLRRFWVTFSVWVIGSYASLLNRFRVVGAQHIPATGGVLIASNHISAYDTVFLPWAVIRHHPLQMLWAPAKEELFAGLMGLVYRSWGAFPVRRGRDVRAGKQINTLLADQKVMLFPEGTRHKDGVLGKGNRGVGKIIYDTRPHVIPTTLTGINRWKFPGVGLEGGVVFGAPLDFSDLYQLEDCKETHQMIVDRVMDAIAAQLPQQGGRPHAG, encoded by the coding sequence TTGAAGGTTTCACTGCTACGCCGCTTCTGGGTTACTTTCTCCGTCTGGGTAATCGGCAGCTACGCCTCACTGTTGAACCGGTTCCGCGTCGTGGGAGCCCAGCACATCCCCGCCACCGGTGGGGTCCTCATCGCCTCCAACCACATCTCCGCCTACGACACCGTGTTCCTCCCCTGGGCCGTCATCCGCCACCATCCGCTGCAGATGCTCTGGGCCCCCGCGAAAGAGGAACTCTTCGCCGGGCTCATGGGGCTCGTCTACCGTTCCTGGGGGGCCTTCCCGGTCCGCCGCGGCCGCGACGTGCGCGCCGGCAAGCAGATCAACACACTTTTGGCCGACCAGAAGGTGATGCTCTTCCCCGAGGGGACCCGGCACAAGGACGGCGTGCTCGGCAAGGGCAACCGCGGCGTGGGCAAGATCATCTATGACACCAGGCCGCACGTGATTCCCACGACGCTTACCGGCATCAACCGCTGGAAGTTCCCGGGCGTCGGGCTGGAAGGGGGCGTTGTTTTCGGAGCGCCGCTCGACTTCAGCGACCTGTACCAGCTCGAGGACTGCAAGGAGACTCACCAGATGATCGTGG
- a CDS encoding dTDP-4-dehydrorhamnose 3,5-epimerase family protein: MSAVQQFTKGRIHDVTSRPLRKFLDERGWLTELFRSDELEPEIMPVMSYISMTQPGVARGPHEHVEQTDYFCFLGPSNFKVYLWDTRPGSPSFGVKQVFYAGADAPAMVVVAPGVVHAYRNIGNENGIVFNAPNRLYAGQGKSETVDEIRHEELTDSPFQLD; this comes from the coding sequence ATGAGCGCAGTTCAGCAGTTCACCAAGGGGCGCATCCACGACGTAACCAGCAGGCCGCTCAGGAAGTTCCTCGACGAGAGGGGATGGCTCACCGAGCTGTTCCGCTCCGACGAGCTGGAGCCGGAGATCATGCCGGTCATGTCCTACATCTCCATGACCCAGCCGGGCGTCGCCCGCGGCCCGCACGAGCACGTCGAACAGACGGACTACTTCTGCTTCCTGGGGCCCTCCAACTTCAAGGTCTACCTCTGGGACACCCGCCCCGGCTCTCCGAGCTTCGGGGTGAAGCAGGTGTTCTACGCGGGGGCGGACGCCCCGGCCATGGTGGTGGTCGCCCCCGGGGTCGTGCATGCGTACCGCAACATAGGGAACGAGAACGGCATCGTGTTCAACGCCCCCAACCGGCTCTACGCCGGTCAAGGCAAGAGCGAGACGGTCGACGAGATTCGCCACGAGGAGCTGACGGATTCCCCCTTCCAGCTGGACTGA
- the mreC gene encoding rod shape-determining protein MreC, producing the protein MKNFLIRYRRFLMTALILLAAFLTYAMNLRNKEHANPVERTVMSITAPVAGSAASASGFFGDIWNNYIDLIDVRRENIELRKSVKRLNARIIADNEAVAANMRLKQLLDLKESVAIPSLAVSVIGEDSSAWFKTLVVDRGSADGLLEGMPVVATGGVVGRLVKVAPHSSRVLLLTDHASAIAAIVQRSRARGVVRGAGGGRCSLEFTVKDEDVKVGDTVISSGIGGVFPKGLPIGEVTMVKKGEYGVFQTIEVRPLVNIGKLEEALVLVRQRDE; encoded by the coding sequence ATGAAAAACTTTCTGATTCGCTACCGGCGCTTCCTGATGACCGCCCTGATCCTGCTGGCGGCCTTCCTGACCTACGCCATGAACCTCAGGAACAAGGAGCACGCCAACCCCGTGGAGCGCACGGTGATGAGCATCACCGCGCCCGTTGCGGGTTCCGCGGCCAGCGCGAGCGGCTTTTTCGGGGACATCTGGAACAACTACATCGACCTGATCGACGTGCGGCGCGAGAACATCGAACTGAGAAAGAGCGTGAAGCGCCTCAACGCGCGCATCATCGCCGACAACGAGGCGGTCGCCGCCAACATGCGGCTCAAGCAGCTCCTCGACCTGAAGGAGAGCGTCGCCATCCCCTCGCTGGCCGTTTCAGTCATCGGCGAGGACAGCTCGGCCTGGTTCAAGACCCTCGTGGTCGATCGCGGCAGCGCCGACGGCCTCCTCGAGGGGATGCCGGTCGTGGCCACGGGTGGGGTGGTCGGACGCCTGGTGAAGGTGGCGCCGCATTCGTCCCGGGTGCTCCTCTTGACCGACCACGCCAGCGCCATCGCCGCCATCGTGCAGCGCTCCCGCGCCCGCGGGGTGGTGCGCGGCGCCGGGGGGGGGCGCTGCTCCCTGGAATTCACCGTGAAGGACGAGGACGTCAAGGTCGGCGACACCGTGATCAGCTCCGGCATCGGCGGGGTCTTCCCCAAGGGGCTTCCCATCGGTGAGGTCACCATGGTGAAAAAGGGTGAGTACGGCGTGTTCCAGACCATCGAGGTGCGCCCGCTGGTCAACATCGGGAAGCTGGAAGAGGCGCTGGTGCTGGTCAGGCAGCGCGATGAGTAG